The sequence below is a genomic window from Methanobacteriaceae archaeon.
GTATCTGGATCTTCAACAGTGATTTTCACAGAATCCCCCGGATAAGTGATTTAGGTAGTTATAGTATCAGTGAAGTACCTGTAGTTTGCAATCAGACCCATCTCACCATCTGTAAAACCATTACTTTCTTTAATTATGTTTAGTATTCCTATCTCCAGGTCATCACCTGTTAAATTCCATAACTCTGGATTCTGACCAATGATACTTTGCAATGCCATTTTAGACTCAGCTGACTCAGAAAACAATCAGTTTAAAAAGTTTACATTATACCAAACCTTCTCGGAAACCAAATACTTATTGTTAAAATAATTCATGTTTGCAACTGTTTTATTCAAAACCACAACACCATTAACAATTAAATCCACCTCATTCTGGAATGAACCAAAATCATTGCTGGTTGACTTCCAGAACACACTAACCGAGGAGTTTATGAAGTGGTTTTTCTAAGATTGAGATGATAAAATCTCTTCTTTCTCATTTTTAGCAGGTTCAAAGTCAGGATTTAATTTTAAAGCTTTATCAAAACATTCTAAAGCTTCTTCAGGTTTACCAAGGTTTTTAAATACTAATCCTTTCCCGTAATATGATTTAAATTTCTCAGGATGAATTTTTAGATCTTCATTGAAACATTTAAGGGCATTTTCCCAATCACGTATGTATCCATAAATTACACCTTTATTATTCCATGCAGCATCATGTTTTGGATCCAATTCCAAAACATTATCCAGACATTCGAGAGCTTCATCATATTTTTCACATCTCTCCAAAATTTTAGCTTTACTATACCATGCTACTACATAATCAGGATCTATTGATAATGCTTTATCTTTACATTTAATTGCCTCTTCATATTTCCCCATACCCTCAAGAGCATTTCCTCTATTATTCCAAGCAGAGGAGAAATTAGGATTTATGTTTAGGGCTTTATCAAAAGAGCATATGGCTTTTTCGTACTTTTCAAGACCGTTAAAAGCATTTCCCCTGTTGTACCATGCTCTAAAATCTTTAGGATTTATTTTTATTGCTTTATTATAAGATTCCAAAGCCTCAAAATATTTACCAAGCTTACTAAAAGACACTCCTTTATTATACCATATATAAAAATTCTCAGGATCTAACTTTTCAGCTTTATCATAACATGCCAAAGCCTTCAAGTATTCTCCCTGATTTTCAAATTTAACGCCATTTTTAAGGAAGGATTTAATCTTATAACTGTCTAAAAGCCCCATTTAGTTCCTCCAAGTTGTTTCTATCAATGAAATGTAATTTCTGTAGTGATTTTAATTATTCATTCTTAGGCCAAAGTCCTTCAGGCCAAAGTTCATACAAGAACCAGCTTACAACTGCCATATTAATTCCAGAGGTTCCTATAGCAATATCTTTTGCACCCCCCACATAATCACCAGTCTTCAATTTACCATAGCCTTCCCTTATTTTATTTACAAAAAATCCTAAAAATCTTGTCACACGATCATCAGGAGGCACAGCCCCACCAACTTCTGGATCTTCTGAAAGTTTTTTAGCAAGATATTCAGCTTTTTTAAATGCATTGTTTGATTCATCTATAATTTTCTTTGGATCTCTCCCAATATCATTTAAATATTCATAGAGTTCTGTATCATCACTCTCAGCAATTGCCATCAGCAAGTAAGCTGATTTCCAGTATGCTTTTTGTAGTTGTATTAGTGTTGTTGGTGGTTCATCATATAAGAACAGGTTTATTGTACCAAAAGTTAAAGGGAAAGCATTGCCCAATATTTGTCTGGCCTGTTCTGGTGGTAACCAACCATATTGATCACATATATGATTCAGTACTGCAGCGAGGATTAAACCTCCTCCAACCATCCATCCAATTAATGGTACTTCCGATGCTAAAACACCAGCACCGAGAAGACTTCCTTCACCAACAGCAGCCGAACTTGCACCTAAACTAATACCACCAACCATACCCAACCACGGGGGTTGAACACTTAAATTACTACTTTTTAGTTTTTCACCAAGATCATAGGCCCATTCTGTTTGTAGGTTACTGAAACAGTAAGCACCGGAAACTGTTCCGTTATCAATCATCACATCCCACAGAATACCAGTCGTCGGGTCAAAAATTAAGAACATATTCTTTACAGATGATTTGAATACCAAGTAGCCGTTACTCAAGAAAATACTTGGCATCAGACCATTAAAGATCTCTTCTCCAATACCCATAACAATAGATGTGCCATTACCACCAGGGAACAAAGTTTCCAT
It includes:
- a CDS encoding tetratricopeptide repeat protein, which encodes MGLLDSYKIKSFLKNGVKFENQGEYLKALACYDKAEKLDPENFYIWYNKGVSFSKLGKYFEALESYNKAIKINPKDFRAWYNRGNAFNGLEKYEKAICSFDKALNINPNFSSAWNNRGNALEGMGKYEEAIKCKDKALSIDPDYVVAWYSKAKILERCEKYDEALECLDNVLELDPKHDAAWNNKGVIYGYIRDWENALKCFNEDLKIHPEKFKSYYGKGLVFKNLGKPEEALECFDKALKLNPDFEPAKNEKEEILSSQS